Genomic segment of Deltaproteobacteria bacterium:
ATGTTGATGGACACGTCCTTCGGCGTCAGCTTCTGCAGCTCCTTCTTCAGGTTCTCGATCTCCGCGCCCTTCTTCCCGATGACGATCCCGGGACGCGCGGTGGCGATCAGGATGTTGACGCGGTTGCTGCGGCGCTCGATCTCGATGGAGGAGACACCCG
This window contains:
- the rpsC gene encoding 30S ribosomal protein S3, producing the protein MGQKTHPYGFRLGIIKSWRSRWYSEKDYASQLQEDLKIRAYVKNRLNHAGVSSIEIERRSNRVNILIATARPGIVIGKKGAEIENLKKELQKLTPKDVSIN